The following proteins are encoded in a genomic region of Natrinema sp. DC36:
- a CDS encoding TaqI-like C-terminal specificity domain-containing protein: MSRNRVGAPIDSSRREGCNYRTSHDVFSSAYLEDRLPETDVWEEIDEDELRMAFEEIRTCWERVGKSTASESRTRLEETFVRPVFQALGHSFVRTERPDRTRYRPDYVFLESDDARDAFDCTEDGDSSDSDEDEGSGDGDENGDSGDNDNSGDEAIVAIADVRHWERALEARGGSERERDAETPCYRIHAALRESSVEWAVLTNGRRWRLYTERTGHRLDAYYEIDLPAVLETGDLETFKYFYLCFRRDAFRDDAEGNCLLDDLYDRSAEFSREMGATLEENAAEALEVLARGFRRYPGNDLGEDRTETDSDDAPGHGELDLLYDASLVVLVRLIVAFAAESRRRRLTELPDERGSNEHGDDKHGDDEQRGAESGTEPVQSTSLRSIARAVAAESDGSGPSYTDRTAELWSRLEDLGSPIGRRNRADEDDSRTARFLENHRVGDASLARVIDLLARERTDSGGKPFVDYSSLDGRRLGGIYEGLLEYRLAIADEPLALADGEYVPASDGDTVAVAANEVYLTADGDQRKASGSYYTPEHVVEHVVEETVGPLLEEIRTEFAAVDADRDDGLADADLDRTDGVAERAFELSVLDPAMGTGHFLTCALEYLTREIVAAEDAAARAGLESVPADRGVDEVRRRVARRCLYGVDRDPLAVELATASLQLRTLSAEGPPAALDHHLKTGNALVGSDLEAVADCASRADLTGDDATRLETEPTRGGVFGRTDGREWRDRRQRLEAMANVHTAREFGLEGVPDDALERLAAALESDDDWDPLSRTEWFTAAQKRASAEGFFHWGLEFPELYADANANGDDDRVEAPGFDAVLGNPPWVATAGRGTISATIDASLRSYLEDAFSATENQFDLYVAFYERSIRLSRDGRVGIVVPDSILAREGNEPIREYVLSETSLAEIVRLGTAFDGVESGAAILVSGGDGTDVRCADATTAADLASLSADSDRVNSIPASVFEAADANRFLIYLDRETRSVCSTVAAHPPLGDAVSVSRGEEISKRADVLRERPGPTTRPIAPGSAVCRYGIDADELRFVEPTDLEKVASNYESPKLLVRQTSDSLVGTYDADDLATIKSTYNVRSDAESPAELKHILGALHSSALAFYHHYTHAAYRAVFPQINQSTLEGLPIPMAAGPDDELVAAVEKRLALTAERSAIDLHVPDYLGRDLNGPSLGDLDAARRTDGVAATKLASTTEECPNLRIGSVAVDSSDSDIVRISATVRYKPDPAAAAETDRWGYAETDPIPAVELVDVETRLAALVEAIVPYATEAGDGVAGFRPTAAKTISPLDRLEALTLPRPNEVEDGLCRFLDARDRAAELEAAIDATDRRIDDRACSLYGLTDVEREIVRREFGGQW; the protein is encoded by the coding sequence GTGTCCCGGAACCGAGTCGGCGCTCCCATCGACAGCTCCCGTCGCGAGGGGTGCAACTACCGGACCAGCCACGACGTGTTCTCGAGCGCATACCTCGAGGATCGCCTCCCCGAAACGGACGTGTGGGAGGAGATCGACGAAGACGAACTCCGAATGGCGTTCGAGGAAATCCGCACGTGCTGGGAGCGAGTCGGCAAATCGACCGCAAGCGAAAGCCGCACTCGACTCGAGGAAACGTTCGTTCGACCCGTGTTCCAGGCGCTGGGACACTCGTTCGTGCGCACCGAGCGGCCCGATCGAACGCGATATCGGCCGGACTACGTTTTCCTCGAGTCCGACGACGCTCGCGACGCGTTCGATTGCACCGAAGATGGCGATAGCAGTGACAGTGATGAAGACGAAGGCAGCGGTGACGGTGATGAAAACGGCGACAGCGGCGACAATGACAACAGCGGTGACGAAGCCATCGTCGCGATCGCCGACGTCAGGCACTGGGAGCGCGCGCTCGAGGCCCGCGGAGGCAGTGAGCGCGAGCGCGACGCCGAGACCCCGTGCTACCGGATCCACGCCGCTCTGCGCGAGTCGTCGGTCGAGTGGGCCGTGCTCACGAACGGCCGACGGTGGCGACTCTACACCGAGCGGACGGGCCATCGCCTGGACGCGTACTACGAGATCGATCTGCCGGCCGTGCTCGAGACGGGGGACCTCGAGACGTTCAAATACTTCTACCTGTGTTTCCGCCGCGACGCCTTCCGCGACGACGCCGAGGGAAACTGCCTTCTCGACGACCTCTACGACCGGTCCGCCGAGTTCAGCCGTGAGATGGGGGCGACGCTCGAGGAGAACGCCGCCGAAGCCCTCGAGGTCCTCGCGCGGGGATTCCGTCGATATCCCGGGAACGATCTCGGAGAAGACCGCACCGAGACCGACTCCGACGACGCTCCCGGTCACGGGGAGCTCGACCTGCTCTACGACGCCTCCCTCGTCGTCCTCGTTCGGCTCATCGTCGCGTTCGCTGCGGAGAGTCGGCGTCGGCGACTCACCGAACTGCCCGACGAACGCGGGAGCAACGAACACGGGGACGACAAACATGGGGACGACGAACAGAGAGGCGCGGAGAGCGGTACCGAGCCTGTCCAGTCGACAAGCCTCCGGTCGATCGCACGAGCCGTCGCGGCCGAATCCGACGGTTCGGGTCCGTCGTACACCGATCGAACGGCCGAGCTCTGGTCGCGACTCGAGGACCTCGGTTCGCCGATCGGCCGACGAAATCGAGCCGACGAGGACGACAGTCGTACCGCACGGTTTCTCGAGAACCACCGCGTCGGCGACGCGTCGCTGGCGAGAGTTATTGACCTGCTAGCTCGAGAGCGGACTGACAGCGGCGGGAAACCGTTCGTCGACTACTCGTCGCTCGACGGTCGCCGCCTCGGCGGCATCTACGAGGGACTGCTCGAGTACCGGCTCGCGATCGCCGACGAACCGCTGGCGCTCGCGGACGGTGAGTACGTTCCCGCGAGCGACGGCGACACCGTCGCGGTCGCGGCCAACGAGGTGTATCTAACCGCGGACGGCGACCAGCGGAAGGCCTCGGGGTCGTACTACACCCCGGAGCACGTCGTCGAACACGTCGTCGAGGAGACGGTCGGACCGCTCCTCGAGGAGATACGGACGGAGTTCGCCGCCGTCGATGCCGACCGTGACGACGGGCTCGCCGACGCCGATCTCGACCGGACGGACGGAGTCGCCGAGCGCGCGTTCGAACTCTCAGTCCTCGACCCTGCGATGGGGACCGGCCACTTCCTGACGTGCGCGCTCGAATACCTGACGCGGGAGATCGTCGCCGCCGAAGACGCGGCGGCTCGAGCGGGGCTCGAGTCCGTGCCGGCGGATCGCGGCGTGGACGAGGTGCGGCGGCGGGTCGCCCGGCGCTGTCTCTACGGCGTCGACCGGGATCCCCTCGCGGTCGAGCTCGCGACCGCGTCGCTGCAACTCCGAACGCTGTCCGCCGAGGGGCCGCCGGCGGCCCTCGATCACCACCTGAAAACCGGTAACGCGCTCGTCGGGAGCGACCTCGAGGCGGTCGCTGACTGCGCGTCGAGAGCCGATCTCACCGGCGATGACGCAACGCGTCTCGAAACCGAGCCGACTCGAGGCGGGGTATTCGGGCGGACGGACGGTCGAGAGTGGCGCGACCGGCGACAGCGCCTCGAGGCGATGGCGAACGTCCACACCGCTCGCGAGTTCGGGCTCGAGGGGGTCCCTGACGACGCGCTCGAACGGCTCGCTGCCGCGCTCGAGAGCGACGACGACTGGGACCCGCTCTCTCGAACGGAGTGGTTCACCGCGGCCCAGAAGCGGGCCAGCGCTGAGGGCTTCTTCCACTGGGGACTCGAGTTTCCGGAACTCTACGCCGACGCCAACGCCAACGGGGACGACGACCGGGTCGAGGCCCCCGGCTTCGACGCGGTACTCGGCAACCCGCCCTGGGTCGCGACCGCCGGGCGCGGGACGATCAGTGCGACCATCGACGCGAGCCTGCGCTCCTACCTCGAGGACGCGTTCAGCGCGACCGAGAACCAGTTCGATCTCTACGTCGCGTTCTACGAACGGTCGATCCGACTGTCCCGGGACGGACGGGTCGGCATCGTCGTCCCCGATTCGATCCTCGCTCGCGAGGGGAACGAGCCGATCCGGGAGTACGTCCTGAGCGAGACGTCGCTCGCGGAAATCGTCAGGCTCGGCACCGCGTTCGACGGCGTCGAAAGCGGCGCGGCGATCCTCGTGAGCGGCGGTGACGGAACTGACGTCCGCTGTGCCGACGCGACGACGGCGGCGGACCTCGCGTCGCTCTCCGCCGACTCGGATCGCGTGAATTCGATCCCCGCGAGCGTGTTCGAAGCAGCGGATGCGAACCGGTTCCTCATCTATCTCGACCGCGAGACGCGGTCGGTCTGCTCGACCGTCGCGGCCCACCCGCCGCTGGGGGACGCCGTCTCCGTCTCTCGCGGCGAGGAGATCAGCAAGCGAGCGGACGTCCTTCGGGAGCGGCCGGGGCCGACGACGCGCCCGATCGCCCCCGGGAGCGCGGTGTGCCGATACGGGATCGACGCCGACGAACTCCGGTTCGTCGAGCCGACCGACCTCGAGAAAGTCGCCTCCAACTACGAGAGCCCGAAGCTGCTCGTCCGGCAGACCAGCGACTCGCTCGTCGGGACCTACGACGCCGACGACCTCGCTACGATCAAGTCGACCTACAACGTCCGCAGCGACGCCGAGTCGCCGGCCGAGTTGAAACACATCCTGGGCGCGTTGCACTCGTCGGCGCTCGCGTTCTACCACCACTACACGCACGCCGCGTACCGCGCCGTCTTCCCGCAGATCAACCAGTCGACGCTCGAGGGGCTCCCCATCCCGATGGCCGCCGGTCCCGACGACGAACTCGTCGCGGCCGTCGAGAAACGGCTCGCGCTCACCGCCGAACGGTCGGCGATCGACCTGCACGTCCCCGACTATCTCGGTCGGGATCTAAACGGGCCGTCGCTCGGCGATCTCGACGCCGCTCGACGGACGGACGGCGTCGCGGCGACGAAACTCGCGTCGACGACCGAGGAGTGCCCGAACCTGCGGATCGGTTCGGTCGCGGTCGACTCGAGCGATTCGGACATCGTCCGCATCTCGGCGACCGTCCGGTACAAACCCGACCCCGCCGCGGCCGCCGAGACCGATCGGTGGGGCTACGCGGAAACCGATCCGATTCCGGCCGTCGAACTCGTCGATGTCGAGACCCGACTCGCGGCGCTCGTCGAAGCCATCGTCCCCTACGCTACCGAGGCGGGCGACGGCGTCGCCGGCTTCAGACCGACCGCCGCGAAGACGATATCGCCACTCGATCGCCTCGAGGCGCTGACGCTGCCCCGTCCGAACGAGGTCGAAGACGGGCTTTGCCGGTTTCTCGACGCCCGAGACCGGGCCGCGGAACTCGAGGCGGCGATCGATGCGACCGATCGGCGGATCGACGATCGCGCGTGCTCGCTGTACGGACTGACGGACGTGGAGCGCGAGATCGTGCGTCGCGAATTCGGGGGCCAGTGGTAG
- a CDS encoding DUF2071 domain-containing protein, translating to MAIPLEMGWRHLLFENWPVDPAMMDAHLPDALEVDEHDGAAWLSVIPFTNVAVRPKGFPERAGIRLPELNVRTYVTRDGVPSVYFFSLDAQGLASVLGARLFHHLPYYYARISLDVEATPEGDGADGRIRFSSRRCHPGNRPAEYEATYRPTDEPFSAPDDSLGGFLVERYRFYTEAPDGSVRYTDIEHEPWTLYPATADIESNTVLAANGFAHPETDPVYFYSPGLDVVASRSERLEDEQ from the coding sequence ATGGCTATTCCGCTCGAGATGGGCTGGCGACACCTGCTGTTCGAGAACTGGCCGGTCGATCCGGCGATGATGGACGCGCATCTCCCCGACGCGCTCGAGGTCGACGAACACGACGGTGCCGCGTGGCTGTCGGTGATTCCGTTCACGAACGTCGCCGTCCGGCCGAAGGGGTTTCCCGAACGGGCCGGGATCCGATTGCCGGAACTCAACGTCAGGACGTACGTCACCCGCGACGGAGTGCCCAGCGTCTACTTCTTTAGCCTCGACGCACAGGGACTCGCGAGCGTCCTCGGTGCGCGCCTGTTTCATCACCTGCCGTACTACTACGCTCGCATCTCGCTCGACGTCGAGGCGACCCCGGAGGGGGACGGGGCCGACGGCCGGATTCGATTCAGCAGTCGGCGATGCCACCCCGGTAACCGACCGGCCGAGTACGAGGCGACCTATCGGCCGACCGACGAGCCGTTTTCGGCTCCCGACGACTCGCTGGGAGGGTTTCTCGTCGAGCGCTACCGGTTCTACACGGAGGCTCCCGACGGCTCGGTCCGGTATACGGACATCGAGCACGAGCCCTGGACGCTGTATCCGGCGACCGCCGACATCGAATCGAACACGGTGCTGGCCGCGAACGGTTTCGCGCACCCGGAGACCGACCCGGTCTACTTCTACAGTCCGGGCCTCGACGTCGTCGCGTCGCGGAGTGAGCGACTCGAGGACGAGCAGTAA
- a CDS encoding PAS domain S-box protein: MSDQRVTADATFWGAADDAAALQGFRTLVETTDDGIYRLDADGHFAAVNDAFADLTGYAREELLEEHVSVLLENETGALERSLTNPTESDLLEFTVRTAAGTGVRCEVRVSPIDADDVRGTVGIVHDSTERERARNRLAEERDMFAQGPAVVFRWATEDGWPVEYVSANVEDVLGYAPTELESGAVSYAELLLEEERDRIAGEVAANSDETTERFTHDPYRVRTSDGDVRWVKDTTKIVRDESGEITHYLGYLVDITERREHERALEQSERRYRALAESVPNGIVTLFDRGLEYTLAAGQGFDRIPVEPAAVEERSVGDIWGDTAGVEPAFEAALEGDERSLEVEYADHDWTLRAVPITDERGDVFAGMAMAQDVTERTERERELSKYETIVETIDDGIYVKDEDGRFTMVNEAYAELTGYDCDELIGEHASLVVDEETIQQSRAMRAAETDESDSAMEATIRTAAGDPVPAEGTFATLRTDDGEEKRVGVVRDITERKEYRQQLEASNERLEQFAYAASHDLQEPLRMVSSYLRLIERRYADELDDDGREFIEFAVDGADRMREMIEGLLEYSRIEASGDPFEPVDLETVLDDVLEDLRLQVEESDAEIRIESLPTVEGDASQLRQVFQNLLDNAIEYSGEQPPRIHVEADQRDTEWVISVHDDGIGIDSDDADRVFQVFQRLHTHQDHAGTGIGLALCRRIVERHGVRPNSVRPGSTDERRESVGGEIWVESESGDGTTISFTLPAPTASDS; this comes from the coding sequence ATGAGCGATCAGCGGGTGACGGCGGACGCGACTTTCTGGGGGGCGGCCGATGATGCCGCTGCCCTCCAGGGGTTCCGAACACTCGTGGAGACGACCGACGACGGGATCTACCGGCTCGACGCCGACGGTCACTTCGCCGCGGTCAACGACGCGTTCGCCGACCTCACGGGGTACGCACGCGAGGAACTACTCGAGGAACACGTCTCCGTGTTGCTCGAGAACGAGACTGGGGCGCTCGAGCGCTCGCTCACGAATCCGACCGAGAGCGACCTGCTCGAGTTCACCGTCCGGACCGCCGCAGGAACCGGGGTTCGCTGTGAAGTCCGCGTCAGTCCGATCGACGCGGACGACGTGCGAGGAACCGTCGGTATCGTTCACGACAGCACCGAGCGCGAGCGGGCCCGGAACCGCCTCGCGGAAGAGCGCGACATGTTCGCACAGGGGCCCGCCGTCGTCTTCAGGTGGGCGACCGAGGACGGCTGGCCGGTCGAGTACGTCTCCGCGAACGTCGAAGACGTGCTCGGCTACGCGCCGACCGAACTCGAGTCCGGGGCCGTCTCCTACGCCGAGTTGCTCCTCGAGGAGGAGCGCGACCGCATCGCCGGGGAGGTCGCGGCGAACAGCGACGAGACGACCGAGCGGTTCACCCACGACCCCTACCGCGTCCGGACGAGCGACGGCGACGTTCGGTGGGTGAAAGACACCACCAAGATCGTCCGCGACGAGAGCGGCGAGATCACGCACTATCTGGGCTATCTGGTCGACATCACCGAGCGCAGGGAGCACGAGCGCGCCCTCGAGCAGTCCGAACGGCGCTACCGCGCGCTCGCCGAGTCCGTCCCGAACGGGATCGTGACGCTGTTCGACCGCGGCCTCGAGTACACGCTGGCGGCCGGACAGGGATTCGACCGGATTCCCGTCGAACCGGCGGCGGTCGAAGAGCGGTCCGTCGGCGATATCTGGGGCGATACCGCCGGGGTCGAGCCCGCGTTCGAGGCGGCGCTCGAGGGCGACGAACGGTCGCTCGAGGTCGAGTACGCCGATCACGACTGGACCCTTCGCGCGGTGCCGATCACCGACGAGCGAGGGGACGTGTTCGCGGGGATGGCGATGGCACAGGACGTCACCGAGCGCACGGAACGCGAGCGGGAGCTGTCGAAGTACGAGACCATCGTCGAGACGATCGACGACGGAATCTACGTGAAAGACGAGGACGGCCGGTTCACGATGGTCAACGAGGCGTACGCGGAACTGACGGGCTACGACTGCGACGAGCTCATCGGGGAGCACGCCTCGCTCGTCGTCGACGAGGAGACGATCCAACAATCGCGAGCGATGCGAGCGGCCGAGACGGACGAGTCCGACTCGGCGATGGAGGCGACCATTCGAACGGCGGCCGGCGACCCCGTCCCGGCCGAAGGGACCTTCGCGACGCTTCGGACCGACGACGGCGAGGAGAAACGCGTCGGCGTCGTCCGAGACATCACCGAGCGCAAGGAGTACCGCCAGCAGCTCGAGGCGTCGAACGAACGCCTCGAACAGTTCGCCTACGCCGCCTCGCACGATCTCCAGGAGCCGCTGCGCATGGTCTCGAGTTACCTCCGATTGATCGAGCGACGGTACGCCGACGAACTCGACGACGACGGCCGGGAGTTCATCGAGTTCGCGGTCGACGGTGCCGACCGGATGCGCGAGATGATCGAGGGCCTCCTCGAGTACTCGCGGATCGAAGCCAGCGGTGATCCCTTCGAGCCGGTCGACCTCGAGACGGTGCTGGACGACGTGCTCGAGGACCTTCGCCTTCAGGTCGAGGAGAGCGACGCGGAGATTCGGATCGAGTCGTTGCCCACGGTCGAGGGCGATGCCAGCCAGCTCCGGCAGGTGTTCCAGAACCTGCTCGATAACGCCATCGAGTACAGCGGGGAGCAGCCACCGCGGATTCACGTTGAGGCCGACCAACGCGACACGGAGTGGGTCATCTCGGTTCACGACGACGGGATCGGTATCGATTCCGACGACGCCGACCGCGTGTTTCAGGTGTTCCAGCGACTCCACACTCACCAGGACCACGCCGGCACCGGGATCGGCCTCGCGCTCTGTCGGCGGATCGTCGAGCGCCACGGCGTCCGGCCGAACAGCGTGAGGCCGGGCTCGACGGACGAGCGAAGGGAGTCTGTCGGCGGCGAGATCTGGGTCGAATCCGAGTCCGGTGACGGGACAACGATCTCGTTCACCCTGCCGGCACCGACTGCCAGTGATTCCTGA
- a CDS encoding class I SAM-dependent methyltransferase has product MAGDQGRDRDRTHSHDDECTRRADVRDTYDRIATHFASTREYAWPEVEAFVDAHATERAGVGLDLGCGNCRHAELLEPRLESVIGLDVSRGLLETGRERALERGFDVELVQGDASTLPLADDSIDIAVYVATLHHLPTRAARRASLDELARVLAPDGRALVSAWSTAHDRFEETEGFDTTVEWTLPGGEPVDRFYHIYAPDEFEADLDESDLALLEWELSSGNCYATVAGAETGD; this is encoded by the coding sequence ATGGCCGGGGATCAAGGTCGCGATCGCGATCGAACACACAGCCACGACGACGAGTGCACCCGCCGCGCCGACGTGCGCGACACCTACGACCGGATCGCGACCCACTTCGCATCCACGCGGGAGTACGCCTGGCCCGAAGTCGAGGCCTTCGTCGACGCCCACGCGACCGAGCGCGCCGGCGTCGGACTCGATCTCGGCTGCGGCAACTGCCGCCACGCCGAACTCCTCGAGCCCCGCCTCGAGTCGGTGATCGGCCTCGACGTCAGCCGCGGCTTGCTTGAGACGGGCCGGGAGCGCGCGCTCGAGCGCGGGTTCGACGTCGAGTTGGTTCAGGGGGACGCGTCGACGCTTCCGCTAGCCGACGACAGCATCGACATCGCGGTTTACGTTGCCACGCTGCACCACCTACCGACGCGGGCGGCCCGCCGGGCGAGTCTGGACGAACTCGCACGAGTGCTCGCCCCCGACGGCCGCGCGCTGGTCAGCGCGTGGTCGACCGCACACGACCGGTTCGAGGAAACCGAGGGATTCGATACGACGGTCGAGTGGACCCTTCCAGGCGGCGAGCCGGTCGATCGATTCTACCACATCTACGCCCCCGACGAGTTCGAGGCCGATCTCGACGAGAGCGACCTCGCACTACTCGAGTGGGAACTCTCGAGCGGGAACTGTTACGCGACGGTCGCAGGTGCGGAGACGGGCGACTGA
- a CDS encoding low molecular weight phosphatase family protein, producing the protein MSSNTEADDPIRIAFMCVQNAGRSQMSTAFAERERERRGLEDRVEILTGGTHPADHVHDEVVDVMDEAGFDLSDRTPREITLDELRSCDYVATMGCSTLDVGDVGEAVDVRDWALEDPDSQDLERVRETRDEIERRVKDLFDEMCVLDPNDYSGEA; encoded by the coding sequence ATGTCATCCAATACTGAAGCAGACGATCCGATTCGCATCGCCTTCATGTGCGTCCAGAACGCTGGTCGCTCCCAGATGTCCACGGCCTTTGCGGAGCGGGAACGGGAGCGACGTGGTCTCGAGGACCGCGTCGAAATCCTCACTGGAGGAACCCACCCGGCCGACCACGTGCACGACGAAGTCGTCGACGTGATGGACGAAGCGGGATTTGACCTCTCCGACCGGACGCCACGAGAGATCACGCTCGACGAATTGCGCTCCTGCGACTACGTCGCTACGATGGGCTGCTCGACACTCGACGTCGGTGACGTTGGCGAAGCGGTCGATGTCCGTGATTGGGCGCTCGAGGATCCGGATAGCCAGGACCTCGAGCGAGTGCGGGAGACACGTGACGAGATCGAACGACGTGTGAAGGACCTGTTCGACGAAATGTGTGTACTCGATCCGAACGACTACTCGGGAGAGGCGTAG
- the arsB gene encoding ACR3 family arsenite efflux transporter: MSNVEHEHGPDCDCPDCGDPRSMDFLDKYLTVWIFVAMALGVGLGFVAPSVTQPIQDFHLVEIGLIAMMYPPLAKADYSQLRTVFSNWRVLGLSLIQNWLIGPTLMFGLAVVFFSGLVPGLPARPEYFLGLVFIGMARCIAMVLVWNELAEGSTEYVTGLVAFNSLFQIITYGVYVWFFALFLPPLLGMESLAAGITTFDITPMQVFEAIVIFLGIPFAGGFLTRYVGTRVKSEAWYDDEFIPKIDPLTLVALLFTVIVMFATQGGAIVASPGDVLLIAVPLTIYFVVMFLVSFGMGRGIGADYSTTTAIGFTAASNNFELAIAVAVAVFGVGSGVAFATVVGPLIEVPVLLALVNVALYFQRTFDWGGFDTGSLDSSAPEPTTDD, from the coding sequence ATGAGTAACGTCGAACACGAGCACGGACCGGACTGTGACTGTCCGGACTGTGGAGATCCGCGGTCGATGGACTTTCTGGACAAGTACCTGACCGTCTGGATCTTCGTCGCGATGGCGCTCGGGGTCGGCCTCGGCTTCGTCGCCCCGTCGGTGACCCAACCGATTCAGGACTTCCATCTCGTCGAGATCGGCCTCATCGCGATGATGTATCCGCCACTGGCGAAGGCCGATTACTCGCAACTCCGGACCGTGTTCAGCAACTGGCGCGTCCTCGGGTTGAGTCTCATCCAGAACTGGCTCATCGGCCCGACGCTGATGTTCGGGCTCGCGGTCGTCTTCTTCAGCGGGCTCGTTCCCGGCCTGCCGGCGCGTCCCGAATATTTCCTCGGGCTCGTGTTCATCGGGATGGCTCGCTGTATCGCGATGGTCCTGGTCTGGAACGAACTCGCCGAAGGGTCGACCGAGTACGTGACGGGGCTGGTCGCGTTCAACAGTCTCTTCCAGATCATCACCTACGGGGTGTACGTCTGGTTCTTCGCGCTGTTCCTCCCACCGCTGCTCGGTATGGAGTCACTCGCCGCCGGGATCACGACGTTCGACATCACGCCGATGCAGGTGTTCGAGGCAATCGTCATCTTCCTTGGAATTCCGTTCGCAGGCGGCTTCCTGACCCGCTACGTTGGGACCCGCGTCAAAAGCGAAGCCTGGTACGATGATGAGTTCATTCCGAAGATCGACCCGCTAACGCTGGTCGCGCTGCTGTTCACCGTGATCGTGATGTTCGCCACGCAAGGGGGCGCCATCGTCGCCTCGCCGGGCGACGTCCTGTTGATTGCGGTACCGCTGACGATCTACTTCGTCGTGATGTTCCTCGTGAGCTTCGGGATGGGGCGCGGTATCGGCGCGGACTACTCGACGACGACCGCCATCGGGTTCACGGCGGCGTCGAACAACTTCGAGCTGGCGATCGCGGTTGCGGTCGCGGTATTCGGTGTCGGCTCCGGCGTCGCGTTCGCGACCGTCGTCGGCCCGCTTATCGAAGTCCCCGTCTTGCTTGCGCTGGTCAACGTTGCACTGTACTTCCAGCGAACGTTCGACTGGGGCGGCTTCGATACCGGGAGTCTCGATTCGTCCGCACCTGAGCCGACGACTGACGACTAA
- a CDS encoding metalloregulator ArsR/SmtB family transcription factor — protein sequence MAQATERLQRYLDDELGECRDEDVERRLDELSTLEAGLGTAQAAAELDVLSALSNETRYTLVRVLVAAQEELCVCELNAVVDVTESGLSHALSSLVDAGLVESWKDGRWKKYRATNRAVALVTVLEGSVTTDE from the coding sequence ATGGCTCAAGCGACCGAACGACTACAGCGGTACCTCGACGACGAACTCGGGGAGTGTCGCGACGAGGACGTCGAGCGCCGACTCGATGAACTGTCCACGCTCGAGGCCGGACTCGGGACGGCACAGGCTGCGGCCGAACTCGACGTCTTATCGGCGCTCTCTAACGAGACACGCTACACGCTTGTCCGCGTTCTCGTCGCCGCGCAGGAAGAACTCTGCGTCTGTGAACTGAACGCGGTCGTCGACGTGACCGAGAGCGGGCTCAGTCACGCGCTCTCGTCGCTCGTCGACGCTGGCCTCGTCGAGAGCTGGAAGGACGGCCGCTGGAAGAAGTACCGGGCGACCAACCGCGCGGTGGCACTCGTCACTGTCCTCGAAGGCAGTGTAACCACCGATGAGTAA
- a CDS encoding arsenic metallochaperone ArsD family protein, whose amino-acid sequence MTERTLYEEAMCCSTGVCGPDHDDELLEVSAALDQLEEAFDIEVSRANMQHDIDRFLETERIADLVDEHGPSILPITVLDDAGLARTDDERRDRHRSARGTRRSHDSVRGSIR is encoded by the coding sequence ATGACGGAACGTACACTGTACGAAGAGGCAATGTGCTGCTCGACGGGCGTCTGCGGTCCTGATCACGACGATGAACTCCTCGAGGTCAGCGCCGCGCTCGACCAACTGGAAGAAGCGTTCGATATCGAGGTATCGAGAGCGAACATGCAACACGATATCGACCGATTCCTCGAAACCGAGCGTATCGCCGATCTGGTCGACGAACACGGACCTTCGATTCTTCCGATTACGGTTCTCGACGACGCAGGGCTCGCTCGAACGGACGACGAACGACGAGACCGCCATAGAAGCGCTCGAGGGACTCGAAGGAGTCACGATTCCGTTCGTGGATCTATTCGGTGA